DNA from bacterium:
AGGCGATGACGTAAGCGGCCGCCGCCGAGATAAGGATAGGCTTTTTCGTAATAACGCGTCTTAACACGCGCCACCCGGCGGCCACGACGAGCGCGGCCAAACCGCACGCGGCGAATGCGCCGAGTTTGTAGGGGTGGGTGAGAGGCAGGCCGAATACGAATTTGCTTCGAACGACCAATACGGCGTTACAGGCCAATATGGCCCACACCAGGCCGATTTCGGCGACGGCCGCGGCGCGTTGCCGCACGGGAGGTATTATCCTACCTGCTACGAGGGCGGTACCGTAAAACGCCAGGGCGAAGGCTAACGCCGCGACTACGTCGGCCGTAAGCGTCGCGGCGTACACGACCGCCCGCGCCCCCGCGGGGGCTTGCGAGCCGTGCCCGGCGAGCATAATTAACGTTTCGACGGCGCCCAGCGCCAAGCCGTAGGCCGACGCGACTTTTATTACCCGGAATAAGTCGCGCGAATTATTGCCTGTTCGATTTGTGGCCATAAATTTTTACCCCCTTTTCCCTTTAACCAGGCGTCGTCGCCGGCAACCTGTTCACGGCGTCGCACACGAGCCATATTATGACGGCGTCGAAGAGGAGCTGCGCCGTTTTGGTTACCTGCGATAAAAACAGGAGCGCTAGCTCGCGGCCGTAGAAGTCTATCTTTAATATGTGTACCGGGTTGACGACTACGGCGGCGACGGTGAATATACAATAAGCTAAGAAGAGCTTATCGTTCAGGGGGGCGAGGTTCAAGTCATTTTCGCGGACGTAATGGTCGTACGCCTTGGGCCAACCCCAGACTGCTTTGAAAAACCAATACAGATTGTACAGCGGTACGAGCAAGAGTAGGGCCATCTTGGCCGGGTTGAACTTTTGCGCGCCGCCGGCGATGGGTCGCCATGCCGGGTACCATAATAGGATGAATATCGCGAAGGCCTAGAATGAAGCGATCATACTCCAGGCGCGGACGGGCGCCGGGTTCAAGCCGAACGCGTCGACGTTTACGACCCACGATGCCACCATAAAGGCCGCGGGTATCGCGACGACCGAGGCGAGATAGAAAGGTTTCGACATCCGCGTTACGGCGCGACCCCTCTCTCTTCCCTGAGCCGCTTCACGGTACGTACGTTTTTCGGGTCCCAATCGCCCTCCTGCGGCGTCTCCAGCACCATGGGGAGGTCGCGGAGCGTCCGGTGGTTAATGAGTCGCCTGAAGCCTTCGCGGCCTATGGTCCCGCGTCCTATGTGCGCGTGGCGGTCGAGGCCGCCTCCGGCCGCGGCCTTGGCGTCGTTTAGGTGGAGGAGTCTTATGTTATCGACGCCGATGAAGCCGTCGATTTCGGCCAGGATGCGCTCGAGGCCGTCGCCGCCGGCAGCTAGGTCGTAACCCATGGCGTGGGCGTGGCACGTGTCGACGCATAATCCTACGCGCCGCCGGCTCCTCTTGCCGATTATTTTATATAAAGCCGTTAGCTCTGTAAAGGTGGTTCCGACCTGGTTCGATTTCCCGGCGGAGTTCTCCATTAAGACGGTGACGCCGGCTCGAGGCGTAGCTTCCACGGCCCGGCGTATCGCCGCCGCCGCGCGTTCACGTCCAAGTTCAACGCCGGCGCCGCGGTGGCTGCCGAGGTGCGTAACGAGGTAGCGGCCTCCCAGCGACGCCGTCGTCTCGACCGCCTCGGTCAACGCGGCCGCCGACTTCTCGTAGAGCTCGTCGTCGGGCGCGGCGAGGTTGGGGAGGTACGGCATATGGACGAAGAACGGCTCGAGCCCCGCGCGCGTCACGCCGAGCTTAAATCTCTCGACGTCTTCGGGCGGGTGGGTTTTTTGGCGCCAGCCGCGCGGGTTGGACGGGAATATCTGGAAAGTGGTGCAACCCAGCGCCGCGGCGCGCTCCACGGCGAGGTGAACGCCGCCCGAGATCGAAACGTGAACTCCCAGAAGGAATTTGTTTTTAGACACCGTCGCCGCCGCGAAATCAAAAAGCCGCCCCGCGGGCGGCTCGAGTGGGATTCGACTTCTATTCCGTAGAGGCGGGCGCTTCTTTCTCGGGTTGGTCCGGTTTCGTCGGTTCGCTCGGTTCGGTCGTTTTCCAGGGGCGCGACGGTTGGGCCGGCGTTTTTTCGGTCGTCTTCGCTTTCCGCTCTTCCATTAGGGACTTGCCGCCCCGCGGCATCGCCGATAACTTCGCGAGCACGAGCGACGTCACCATAAACATAATGGCCGCGACCGTCGTGAGTTTTGTCAGGAACGTCCCGGGGCCCCGGCCCCCGAAAAAGGATTCCGAGGCGGCGCCGCCGGCGCCGAAGACGCCTGAAAGGCCGGCGCCCTTGCCGGTTTGCAGGAGGACGACCGCGATCATCGCGACCGCGAAGATTATGTGCGCCACAATGACTACCGGGTGAAATATATCCATTTCAAACTCCTATGCGAGACTATAACATGTTTTCCTCTAACCGTCAATCGCCCTTTCTACCCGCGGAACTTTATTATGGGAACGAACGTCTCGGCCTTGAGGCTCGCGCCGCCCACCAGCGCGCCGTCGATGTCCGGTTCCGCCATGAGCTCGGCGGCGTTGTCGGGCTTAACGCTGCCGCCGTACAATATCCGTACGGTTTCGGCGGCGCCGGCGCCGAATGCCTCGCGTATCGCTTCTCTTATGAGGGTGTGTGCTTCGCCCGCTACCGCGGGCGTCGCGGTCCGGCCGGTGCCTATGGCCCATACCGGCTCGTACGCCAGCGTTACTGCCGCAACGGCGTCGGCCTCCACGTCGTTCAAACCGGCGATTACCTGGCCGCGGATGAGGTCCTTCCAGCCGTCGCCCGCCTCGCGTTCTTCCAACTTCTCGCCGACGCAGAGGATGGGTTTTAGGCCGTCTTGGAGCGCGGCCCGGGCTTTTTTATTTACGATATCGTCCGTCTCGTGGAAATATTGCCGCCGTTCGGAGTGGCCTACGATAACGTATTCCACGCCCAACGCCGTTAACATCGGCGGCGAGACTTCTCCCGTGAAGGCGCCCGTTTCTTCGTAAAAGACGTTCTGCGCGCCCAGCTTGACGGCCGAGCCGGCGAGCTCTTCCGCGGCCGCGGCCAGCGACGTAAACGGCGGACACAAGAGGACGTCGACGTCCTCGACGCCGGCGGCCCCGTCGCGGACGGTACGCGCCAATCGGCGCGCTTCCTCCGCGGTCGTATGCATCTTCCAATTACCTGCAATAAACGGTTTCCGTACCATAATGAACGTCACCTCGTTTAGTAATCGAGCATATCGGAAATGGGTATCCAAAGAACCGCCGGTAATATAATTGAAACCGTCGACGTTTTCAAGGCTAAAACGCTCGATTTTAATTCCCTTTTAATTTTAACCCGCTTCGGTTATATTTACGAGTTCAACCGAGGCCGGTTGGAACGTGCCGCTAAGGAATCGTCGTTGGACCCTCGGATAGATATCCCAACACGTAACGTCGCCGCGGAGTTAGCGCTCGCGGAAGAACTCACCGTCGACCCGGGCCTGGCGCAAGTGCTGTACGCGCGCGGCGTACGGAATGCCGACGCGGCGAGGCGTTTTCTTTTCCCGGACGCTACGTCGCTGACGCCGCCGTCCGATTTCCCCGACATGAGTAAGGCGGCGGACCTCATAGTCGAACGTTGCCGTGACGGGAAATCGGTTTTCGTCGCGGGCGACTACGACGTCGACGGCCTCGCCGCTACCGCGGTTTTGGTTATCGTGCTCCGGCGTTTGGGGGCGACGGTGCGTTATTACATACCGGACCGTTTGAGCGAGGGCTACGACCTTACGTCGGCCACGGTCGCCCGGGCGGTCGACGCGGGGGCCGACGTTTTGGTTACCGCGGACTGCGGCAGCCGCGCGCACGACGCCGTGGGGGCGGCGCGGCAGGCCGGCCTCGCCGTCGTCGTAACCGACCACCACCGGCTGGGGGAAACGCTGCCGCGGGCCGACGCCGTGGTAACGCCGCAGCGGTTGGCCGAAGGCCATCCGGCGCGCGGCTTCGCGGGCGTCGGCGTCGCGTATAAACTGGCGCAGGAGCTTTTGCGCAGAGGCGGCGCCACGTTGGAAGCTCCGTCGCTTCTGCCTCTCGTGGCGGTGGGGACCGTTTGCGACGTCGTCGAGTTGGACGGTGAGAACAGGGCCCTCGTGGCCGCCGGGTTGAAGGAATTTCCGGGTGAATTATTCCCCGGCCTCGCGGCGCTGCTGGCCGAAGGCCGGGTAGAACCGCCGGTAGCTTCGTGGCATCTCGCTTTCGTCGTAGGCCCGAGGTTGAACGCGGCCGGGCGCCTGGGACACGCGACGTACGCGTTGGAGCTGCTTCTCGCGGACGAGGAGGGGCGCGCCCGGGCGCTGGCGCGTAAGATTGAAGATTTTAACGTGCGGCGCCGGGCTTTAGAAGGCCGGATAGCGGCCGAAGCGCTCGAGCGAGGCGCGGCGCAAGTCTCTTCCGGGAGCAGGGCGGTAGTGCTCTGGGGCGAGGGGTGGCACCCGGGCGTCATCGGCATCGTAGCGTCGCGGGTGGTCGACCGTTTCTTCCGGCCCGCGGTGCTGGTAGCCGTCGACGGGGGCGCGGGCCGAGGTTCTTGTCGGAGCGTCCCCGCGTTCGACGTCCACGACGCGCTCGCGAGTTTGGCGCGATACCTGGTTCGCTTCGGCGGCCACCGCCTCGCGGCGGGCTTCGAGATCGAGGAGAGGAATATCGCGCCTTTCGCGGAGGCGTTCGAGCGCTACGCTGCGGAGCGCCTCGACGAGGACGCGCTGCGGCCTACGGCGCGCGTCGACGGCTATTTGCCGCTGTGCGCCGTGAACGAGGGCCTCGCTCGCGACCTCAAGTTGCTCGAGCCCGTAGGTCAGGGCAACCCCGCGGCGACTTTCTACACCCGGACGCGCGTCGAGGAGGAAGCGCAGCGCGTCTTCAAGAACGCGCACCTCGAGGTTATGGCGGCGGCCGGGCCGGCGCGCATCCGGGCTATCGGCTTTAACCTGGCGCGCGACGGCGAAACGCTCGCGAGCGGCGAATACGGTTTAGTCCACACGCCGACGTTGGACACGTGGCACGACCGGGAACGGCTCGAGCTGAGGCTCGAGCATATATTGGCCGTTAACCCGGGCGTCGGTAATAGGGAACCGGTAGCGATCGTAGACGAGAGGGGTAAGCACCGCCGGGAAAGGGGAGGGGCGTACGAATTTTCGGCGGATGCCGTCTTCGGCCTTCCGGAACAAGAGGTACTGGCGAGCGGGTGCGAGTTCGTCGAATACGCGGCTGTCGTCGAGGTCGAGCGGCGCTTCCGCCGGATGTGGCTCGCGGCGCCGCCGTTCGACGCCCACCGATTCGCGATGCTGTTGGCTGCGGCGGAAGAGGTCGTTCTCGCTTACGGCGAAGCGGAGGCGCTGGCTGCCCGCGAGTTCCTAAGGCGGTATTACCCCGACCGCGAGATGTTGGCCGAGCTGTACCGCGAGCTGCGGGAGCGCGGGGAGTTGCCCGCGGCGGATGACGACCCGGGGGTACGCCGGGCGCTCGAGGTCTTCGGCGAGTTAGGTTTGACCGAAGAGGCCGACCGCGGCCTGGTCGGAGCCGACGGCGGCGCGTCGCCGTCGCCAGGGCGAAAGGCGCTCGACGATTCGCCGTTGTTCCGCCGGTGTCAGCGCCGGCGGGAGGCGGCGGAGGAGTTCGTCGCCGCTATGTGCGAGTGGCCGGCGGCGGCTTTGGAAAACCTCGCCCGGGAACTTTCGTTCGCAGCGTCCGGCCTTGATACTTAAGGTTTTTATAAAGAAGGAATAGCGACGTGATACGCATAGCCGCCGTTCACCCCGACGTAATCGCGGACGAACGTTTGAGGTTGGGGACGCCTCGCTTCAACGCCGAGTGGCTCGAGCTATTCAACGCCGGCGGCGGCCCCGTGGACGCGTTTGGCTACTTCGTCGTAAACGGCCGCGGCGAAGGCTTCACCATCGAGCTCCCCCGGC
Protein-coding regions in this window:
- a CDS encoding deoxyribonuclease IV; the encoded protein is MSKNKFLLGVHVSISGGVHLAVERAAALGCTTFQIFPSNPRGWRQKTHPPEDVERFKLGVTRAGLEPFFVHMPYLPNLAAPDDELYEKSAAALTEAVETTASLGGRYLVTHLGSHRGAGVELGRERAAAAIRRAVEATPRAGVTVLMENSAGKSNQVGTTFTELTALYKIIGKRSRRRVGLCVDTCHAHAMGYDLAAGGDGLERILAEIDGFIGVDNIRLLHLNDAKAAAGGGLDRHAHIGRGTIGREGFRRLINHRTLRDLPMVLETPQEGDWDPKNVRTVKRLREERGVAP
- the secG gene encoding preprotein translocase subunit SecG, translated to MDIFHPVVIVAHIIFAVAMIAVVLLQTGKGAGLSGVFGAGGAASESFFGGRGPGTFLTKLTTVAAIMFMVTSLVLAKLSAMPRGGKSLMEERKAKTTEKTPAQPSRPWKTTEPSEPTKPDQPEKEAPASTE
- the tpiA gene encoding triose-phosphate isomerase, with the protein product MVRKPFIAGNWKMHTTAEEARRLARTVRDGAAGVEDVDVLLCPPFTSLAAAAEELAGSAVKLGAQNVFYEETGAFTGEVSPPMLTALGVEYVIVGHSERRQYFHETDDIVNKKARAALQDGLKPILCVGEKLEEREAGDGWKDLIRGQVIAGLNDVEADAVAAVTLAYEPVWAIGTGRTATPAVAGEAHTLIREAIREAFGAGAAETVRILYGGSVKPDNAAELMAEPDIDGALVGGASLKAETFVPIIKFRG
- the recJ gene encoding single-stranded-DNA-specific exonuclease RecJ, which gives rise to MERAAKESSLDPRIDIPTRNVAAELALAEELTVDPGLAQVLYARGVRNADAARRFLFPDATSLTPPSDFPDMSKAADLIVERCRDGKSVFVAGDYDVDGLAATAVLVIVLRRLGATVRYYIPDRLSEGYDLTSATVARAVDAGADVLVTADCGSRAHDAVGAARQAGLAVVVTDHHRLGETLPRADAVVTPQRLAEGHPARGFAGVGVAYKLAQELLRRGGATLEAPSLLPLVAVGTVCDVVELDGENRALVAAGLKEFPGELFPGLAALLAEGRVEPPVASWHLAFVVGPRLNAAGRLGHATYALELLLADEEGRARALARKIEDFNVRRRALEGRIAAEALERGAAQVSSGSRAVVLWGEGWHPGVIGIVASRVVDRFFRPAVLVAVDGGAGRGSCRSVPAFDVHDALASLARYLVRFGGHRLAAGFEIEERNIAPFAEAFERYAAERLDEDALRPTARVDGYLPLCAVNEGLARDLKLLEPVGQGNPAATFYTRTRVEEEAQRVFKNAHLEVMAAAGPARIRAIGFNLARDGETLASGEYGLVHTPTLDTWHDRERLELRLEHILAVNPGVGNREPVAIVDERGKHRRERGGAYEFSADAVFGLPEQEVLASGCEFVEYAAVVEVERRFRRMWLAAPPFDAHRFAMLLAAAEEVVLAYGEAEALAAREFLRRYYPDREMLAELYRELRERGELPAADDDPGVRRALEVFGELGLTEEADRGLVGADGGASPSPGRKALDDSPLFRRCQRRREAAEEFVAAMCEWPAAALENLARELSFAASGLDT